In the genome of Triticum urartu cultivar G1812 chromosome 5, Tu2.1, whole genome shotgun sequence, one region contains:
- the LOC125509289 gene encoding probable cinnamyl alcohol dehydrogenase 8C, whose amino-acid sequence MSHHFHLRTSVLPLSSFPGELGARFSPANKPRHPASSVGVAAASPSRTLRHHMAKAVAKEVGAQEAAQGSAALGWAARDASGVLSPFDFSRRAQKDDDVTIKVLYCGICHTDLYTIKNEWGTAMYPVVPGHEILGVVTSVGAGVSKFKAGDTVGVGYFVGSCRSCECCGNGYENYCSGMVLTSNGIDPEHGGAVTQGGFSDVMLVNEDYVVRVPDGLPLDKAAPLLCAGVTVYSPMMRFGLNAPGKHLGVVGLGGLGHVAVKFGKAFGMRVTVISTSPGKREEALERLGADEFLVSRDPEQMQAAVGTMDGILDTVSAWHPISPLFALMKPMGQMVFVGGPTKPLELPAYAIVPGGKGIAGNCVGGIRDCQAMLEFAAKHGITAEVEVIKMDYVNTALERLAKNDVRYRFVIDVAGSLGSTS is encoded by the exons ATGTCGCATCATTTTCACCTGCGCACCTCGGTTCTTCCCCTGTCCTCCTTCCCCGGCGAGCTCGGCGCCCGGTTCTCGCCCGCTAATAAGCCCAGGCATCCGGCGAGCAGCGTCGGCGTCGCTGCTGCGTCGCCGTCGAGAACCCTGCGGCACCACATGGCGAAGGCGGTGGCGAAGGAGGTGGGGGCGCAGGAGGCGGCGCAAGGCAGCGCGGCGCTCGGGTGGGCGGCCAGGGACGCCTCCGGTGTCCTCTCCCCGTTCGACTTCTCAAGAAG GGCTCAAAAAGATGATGATGTGACGATCAAGGTGCTCTACTGCGGGATCTGCCACACTGACCTCTACACCATCAAGAACGAGTGGGGCACCGCCATGTACCCCGTTGTTCCCGG GCACGAGATCCTGGGCGTGGTGACCAGCGTCGGCGCCGGCGTCAGCAAGTTCAAGGCCGGCGACACGGTGGGCGTGGGCTACTTCGTCGGGTCGTGCCGCTCCTGCGAGTGCTGCGGCAACGGCTACGAGAACTACTGCTCCGGCATGGTGCTCACCTCCAACGGCATCGACCCCGAGCACGGCGGCGCGGTCACCCAGGGGGGCTTCTCCGACGTCATGCTCGTGAACGAGGACTACGTGGTCCGCGTCCCGGACGGGCTGCCGCTGGACAAGGCCGCGCCGCTGCTCTGCGCGGGCGTCACGGTGTACAGCCCGATGATGCGCTTCGGCCTGAACGCGCCGGGGAAGCACCTGGGCGTCGTCGGCCTCGGGGGCCTCGGCCACGTCGCCGTCAAGTTCGGCAAGGCGTTCGGCATGCGGGTCACCGTCATCAGCACATCGCCCGggaagcgcgaggaggcgctggAGCGGCTGGGCGCGGACGAGTTCCTGGTGAGCCGGGACCCCGAGCAGATGCAGGCGGCCGTGGGCACCATGGACGGCATCCTCGACACGGTGTCGGCGTGGCACCCCATCTCGCCGCTGTTCGCGCTGATGAAGCCGATGGGGCAGATGGTGTTCGTGGGCGGGCCGACCAAGCCGCTGGAGCTGCCGGCGTACGCCATCGTGCCGGGCGGGAAGGGCATCGCCGGGAACTGCGTCGGCGGCATCAGGGACTGCCAGGCCATGCTGGAGTTCGCGGCGAAGCACGGCATCACCGCCGAGGTGGAGGTGATCAAGATGGACTACGTCAACACGGCGCTCGAGCGGCTCGCCAAGAACGACGTCCGCTACCGCTTCGTCATCGACGTCGCGGGCAGCCTCGGCTCAACATCGTGA